A part of Excalfactoria chinensis isolate bCotChi1 chromosome 23, bCotChi1.hap2, whole genome shotgun sequence genomic DNA contains:
- the WNT2B gene encoding protein Wnt-2b, with protein sequence MLSPNRLEASPGIAVAPGRAECGAFPRTAGAAPRICLPFVLILLALTPRADSSWWYIGALGARVICDNIPGLVNKQRQLCQRYPDIMQSVGEGAKEWIRECQYQFRHHRWNCSTLDRDHTVFGRVMLRSSREAAFVYAISSAGVVYAITRACSQGELKACGCDPLKRGRAKDERGEFDWGGCSDNINYGIRFAKAFVDAKEKKVKDARALMNLHNNRCGRMAVKRFLKLECKCHGVSGSCTLRTCWLAMSDFRKTGDYLRKKYNGAIQVIMNQDGTGFTVANKNFRKPTKTDLVYFENSPDYCVMDKSAGSLGTAGRVCNKISRGTDGCEVMCCGRGYDTTRVTRVTKCECKFHWCCAVRCKECEDTVDVHTCKAPKRAEWLDQT encoded by the exons ATGCTCAGTCCAAACCGCCTGGAAGCGTCTCCTGGGATTGCCGTGGCCCCCGGGCGTGCGGAGTGCGGAGCGTTCCCTCGGACGGCGGGCGCGGCCCCGCGGATTTGCCTTCCCTTCGTGCTCATCCTGCTCGCCCTGACGCCCCGCGCCGACTCCTCGTGGTG gTACATCGGGGCGCTGGGGGCGAGGGTGATCTGCGACAACATCCCAGGGCTGGTGAACAAGcagaggcagctgtgccagaggtATCCCGACATCATGCAGTCTGTTGGGGAAGGAGCCAAGGAATGGATCCGGGAATGCCAGTACCAGTTCCGGCACCACCGCTGGAACTGCAGCACCCTGGACCGGGACCACACTGTCTTCGGGAGGGTGATGCTGAGAA gcagcagggaggccGCCTTTGTCTATGCCATCTCCTCGGCCGGGGTGGTGTACGCCATCACACGTGCCTGCAGCCAAGGGGAGCTGAAGGCCTGTGGCTGCGACCCACTGAAACGCGGTCGTGCCAAGGATGAGCGCGGGGAGTTCGACTGGGGCGGCTGCAGCGACAACATCAACTACGGCATCCGCTTTGCCAAAGCCTTCGTGGACGCCAAGGAGAAGAAAGTGAAGGACGCGCGGGCGCTGATGAACCTGCACAACAACCGCTGTGGCAGGATG GCTGTGAAGCGCTTCCTGAAGCTGGAGTGCAAATGCCACGGGGTCAGCGGCTCCTGCACCTTAAGGACTTGTTGGCTGGCAATGTCGGATTTCCGGAAAACAGGGGATTACCTGCGGAAGAAATACAACGGGGCCATCCAGGTGATCATGAACCAGGACGGTACCGGCTTCACCGTGGCCAACAAGAACTTCAGGAAGCCCACAAAGACAGACCTGGTGTATTTTGAGAACTCACCCGACTACTGCGTGATGGACAAGTCAGCAG GCTCACTGGGCACCGCAGGGCGCGTGTGCAACAAGATCTCCCGCGGCACCGATGGCTGCGAGGTGATGTGCTGCGGGAGGGGGTACGACACCACCCGCGTCACCCGAGTCACCAAGTGTGAGTGCAAGTTCCATTGGTGCTGCGCCGTGCGCTGCAAGGAGTGCGAGGACACTGTGGATGTGCACACGTGTAAAGCGCCCAAAAGGGCCGAGTGGTTGGACCAGACCTGA